In the Butyrivibrio fibrisolvens genome, one interval contains:
- a CDS encoding heavy metal translocating P-type ATPase, translated as MKQYNVTGMSCAACQTRVEKAVNAVEGVDSCAVSLLTNSMGVEGSARPEDIIAAVEAAGYGVSIKGSSDSKSSISNADDSLEDKETPKMKKRLIASIAILIPLMYVSMGHMLWDWPLPPFLDGNHVAMGLYQLLLSGLVMVINQKFFISGFKGLIHRSPNMDTLVALGATASYAYSVWALFAMTGTVLNGDTDKTMYYMNQFYFEAAAMILTLITVGKMLEARSKGKTTNALKGLMDLSPKTAVVIRNNTETKVPIEEVKVGDRFVVRPGDSIPVDGRVVEGESAVNESALTGESVPVEKGLGDTVSAATINTSGYMVCEATRVGEDTTLSAIIKMVSDAAATKAPIAKIADKVSGIFVPAVISIAVITFIAWLIAGQTVGYAIARAVSVLVISCPCALGLATPVAIMVGNGVAAKTGVLFKTAASLEQAGRTQIIALDKTGTITTGQMKVTDIIPVSGIADKELLTVAYALESKSEHPISKAVTQYALEKEIELFETTDFEALSGKGLKAKLGGEEICGGNLAYIKSIVDSVGNTDRVGNTDNTGNTDGAGMTDSTGVAGSSTKAPLEDEIAKASQNLASEGKTPIFFAKGENLLGIIGVSDVIKEDSHKAIEELKNMGIHTVMLTGDNEITAAAIAKQAGVDEVVASVKPDGKEAVIRQLMKHGTTTMVGDGINDAPALTSADLGIAIGAGTDVAIDAADVVLMKSSISDVAAAIRISRSTLRNIHENLFWAFFYNVLGIPLAAGCYVAAFGWELNPIFGAAAMGLSSFCVVSNALRLNWIKPYDSARDKKGKNSITGNLIQKENSSENSDQVKNEIANKVKNETSKVENNEISKETDVILKNNTDENRKEETIMKITVNGMMCGHCEAHVKKALEAINGIDLAVASHNDNLVEITTSGDVEESAIKAAVEEAGYEYAGIVG; from the coding sequence ATGAAACAATACAATGTAACAGGAATGAGCTGTGCAGCCTGCCAGACCAGAGTTGAAAAGGCAGTAAATGCCGTTGAAGGCGTTGATAGCTGCGCAGTAAGCCTCCTGACCAACTCAATGGGAGTTGAAGGTTCGGCTCGTCCGGAAGATATAATCGCAGCGGTAGAAGCTGCAGGATATGGGGTCAGCATAAAGGGAAGCAGTGATTCAAAGTCTTCCATTTCAAATGCTGATGATTCCCTTGAAGATAAAGAAACCCCTAAGATGAAAAAAAGGCTCATAGCTTCTATAGCCATCTTGATACCTCTTATGTATGTGTCAATGGGCCATATGCTGTGGGACTGGCCACTGCCGCCATTTCTTGATGGCAACCACGTGGCTATGGGCTTATATCAGCTTCTTTTATCAGGGCTTGTAATGGTGATAAACCAGAAGTTTTTTATAAGCGGATTTAAAGGACTTATCCATAGATCACCTAACATGGATACGCTCGTGGCGCTTGGTGCTACTGCATCATATGCATACAGCGTGTGGGCCCTGTTTGCAATGACAGGGACAGTTCTTAACGGCGATACCGATAAGACCATGTATTACATGAACCAGTTCTATTTCGAAGCAGCGGCTATGATCCTTACGCTCATTACAGTTGGCAAGATGCTGGAAGCAAGGTCCAAGGGTAAGACAACCAATGCTCTTAAAGGGCTCATGGACCTGTCCCCCAAGACAGCTGTAGTCATCAGGAACAATACTGAAACTAAAGTTCCTATCGAAGAAGTAAAGGTAGGAGATAGATTCGTAGTAAGACCCGGCGACAGCATACCTGTGGATGGCAGAGTTGTTGAGGGTGAAAGCGCTGTTAATGAGTCAGCACTTACAGGAGAAAGTGTTCCTGTGGAAAAAGGCTTGGGAGATACAGTATCTGCCGCAACCATCAACACTTCAGGCTATATGGTCTGCGAGGCTACAAGGGTTGGCGAAGATACCACCCTTTCAGCCATCATCAAAATGGTAAGCGATGCAGCTGCGACCAAGGCCCCTATTGCCAAGATCGCAGATAAAGTTTCGGGAATCTTTGTTCCTGCGGTTATAAGTATTGCAGTCATTACCTTTATAGCCTGGCTCATTGCGGGCCAGACCGTAGGCTATGCAATAGCAAGAGCCGTATCAGTTCTTGTAATAAGCTGCCCGTGCGCACTTGGCCTTGCAACTCCTGTAGCAATCATGGTTGGTAACGGCGTTGCTGCTAAGACCGGAGTTCTCTTTAAGACAGCTGCTTCACTTGAGCAGGCTGGCAGAACCCAGATAATCGCCCTTGATAAGACGGGAACTATTACTACAGGCCAGATGAAGGTTACAGACATCATTCCTGTAAGCGGCATTGCTGATAAGGAACTCCTTACAGTAGCCTACGCCCTTGAGTCTAAGAGCGAACACCCTATCTCCAAGGCAGTTACCCAATATGCTTTGGAAAAAGAAATTGAGCTTTTCGAAACAACAGATTTTGAAGCCCTTTCAGGTAAAGGTCTTAAGGCAAAGCTTGGCGGCGAAGAAATTTGTGGTGGAAATCTTGCCTATATAAAAAGTATAGTAGATAGTGTGGGCAATACAGACAGAGTAGGAAATACAGATAACACAGGTAATACAGATGGTGCTGGTATGACAGATAGTACTGGTGTTGCAGGTAGTAGTACAAAGGCACCACTAGAAGACGAAATAGCTAAAGCATCACAGAATCTTGCAAGTGAGGGAAAAACTCCTATATTTTTTGCCAAAGGAGAGAACCTACTTGGAATCATCGGGGTATCTGATGTCATAAAAGAAGACTCTCATAAGGCGATAGAAGAACTCAAGAACATGGGAATCCACACCGTGATGCTGACAGGCGATAACGAGATCACAGCCGCCGCCATAGCAAAACAGGCAGGCGTTGATGAAGTTGTAGCTTCCGTCAAGCCAGATGGCAAGGAAGCAGTCATTAGACAGCTCATGAAGCACGGAACGACCACAATGGTCGGCGATGGAATAAATGACGCTCCAGCCCTTACCAGTGCGGATCTAGGAATAGCCATCGGCGCAGGAACAGATGTTGCAATTGATGCCGCAGATGTGGTACTTATGAAGAGCAGCATAAGTGACGTCGCAGCAGCTATAAGGATTTCAAGAAGTACTTTACGGAATATTCATGAGAATCTGTTCTGGGCTTTCTTCTACAATGTACTTGGAATCCCGCTTGCAGCTGGCTGCTACGTGGCGGCTTTTGGATGGGAACTTAATCCTATATTTGGCGCGGCTGCCATGGGATTATCAAGCTTTTGTGTAGTATCTAATGCACTAAGGCTTAATTGGATTAAACCATATGATAGTGCTAGAGATAAAAAGGGTAAGAATTCCATTACAGGAAATCTTATACAAAAGGAAAATAGTAGCGAAAACTCAGATCAAGTGAAAAATGAGATCGCAAATAAAGTAAAAAATGAAACCTCAAAAGTAGAAAATAATGAGATTTCAAAAGAAACAGATGTTATATTAAAAAATAATACTGATGAAAACAGAAAGGAAGAAACAATTATGAAGATTACAGTTAATGGAATGATGTGTGGACATTGCGAGGCACATGTAAAGAAAGCGCTTGAGGCTATAAATGGAATCGATCTTGCAGTAGCTTCTCATAACGATAACCTTGTTGAGATCACAACATCCGGAGACGTTGAAGAGTCAGCTATCAAGGCAGCTGTAGAAGAAGCCGGATATGAGTATGCAGGTATAGTGGGATAA
- a CDS encoding GNAT family N-acetyltransferase, with amino-acid sequence MAIIVRRAKSEDIPAIMELLKQVNKVHYDGRPDLFKLATKYTEDELEAILNDDNTPVFVADKDGSILGHGFCVFQRPANTRLLTDILTLYIDDICVDENARGENVGRSIYDHILDFARQNGCYNVTLNVWNCNPGAMKFYEKLGLTPYKVGMEKIL; translated from the coding sequence ATGGCTATAATTGTTAGACGTGCAAAAAGCGAAGATATACCTGCTATCATGGAGCTTCTCAAACAGGTCAATAAGGTTCACTACGATGGACGCCCGGATCTTTTTAAACTTGCAACCAAGTACACAGAAGACGAACTTGAAGCAATCCTTAATGATGACAATACCCCGGTATTTGTTGCTGATAAAGATGGAAGTATACTGGGCCACGGCTTTTGCGTCTTCCAGCGCCCTGCTAATACAAGGCTCTTAACAGATATACTAACTCTATACATTGATGATATATGCGTAGATGAGAATGCAAGAGGAGAAAATGTTGGCAGATCTATCTATGACCACATTTTAGACTTCGCCCGCCAAAACGGCTGTTATAATGTCACACTCAATGTATGGAACTGCAATCCTGGCGCTATGAAATTTTATGAAAAGCTTGGTCTTACGCCATACAAGGTAGGTATGGAGAAGATACTATAA
- a CDS encoding VanZ family protein, with translation MVVRITLLQMLIFITIMWIIVRASVAVIKKRFSIKHELKMLLVYICLIVIARFVYFDLHIEKGTTPTLIMVLTWTAIYRVYTVPFYFLVDRYDGWLVNIIGNIAMFIPVGIVWPICFEKLNTMKKTVLAGFGLTLFIELSQIFCDGRHTDIDDLFLNTLGVVIGAAILFAIRKSKE, from the coding sequence ATGGTAGTTAGAATCACACTTTTGCAGATGCTGATCTTTATAACGATCATGTGGATAATTGTAAGAGCATCTGTAGCAGTTATAAAAAAGCGCTTTTCAATAAAACATGAGCTTAAGATGCTTCTTGTTTATATATGCCTTATCGTGATCGCCAGATTTGTTTACTTTGATCTGCATATCGAAAAAGGCACGACACCAACGCTTATCATGGTTTTAACATGGACAGCAATATACAGGGTATACACAGTTCCATTCTATTTTCTTGTAGACAGGTATGATGGATGGCTTGTGAATATCATCGGCAACATTGCAATGTTCATTCCGGTCGGCATAGTCTGGCCTATCTGTTTTGAAAAGCTTAACACCATGAAAAAAACAGTTCTTGCAGGCTTTGGTTTAACTCTTTTCATAGAACTAAGTCAGATATTCTGCGACGGAAGACACACGGATATTGACGATCTTTTTTTAAATACACTTGGAGTTGTGATCGGAGCAGCAATACTATTTGCAATAAGAAAGTCCAAAGAATAA
- a CDS encoding zinc ribbon domain-containing protein: MAFCEKCGAIVSDNAGFCSACGNKIKKKEEVAVQNAAVETKTGHKSGFRLREVSGASMAQAGINETDFANRVESVDNLSLNDCLFTLYNKLISPVKKIEQLTLAIENRQYLIEAEKEYEGEKPSFSEYIVRFFIANFVVAFGGGLIYAIIVTNSSNQEAVDSVAKLLILPAIFFLTIVPLKNKYRKSSRETKLRYLNHEIPMLENEIKNYEKQRNEIVLAIKDYICYCPPAYRSSSALSYFVDSYSNTRVNNLQEAVRAFDEYQRSQNMMNAMKSVCSLLEEIKIQQVRTNEQLASLQASVWAANFLY; the protein is encoded by the coding sequence ATGGCTTTTTGCGAAAAATGCGGAGCAATAGTATCAGATAATGCAGGATTTTGCTCAGCGTGCGGGAACAAGATTAAGAAGAAAGAGGAGGTGGCAGTTCAGAATGCAGCGGTTGAGACTAAAACCGGACATAAAAGCGGCTTTAGATTGAGAGAAGTATCGGGGGCATCAATGGCGCAAGCCGGAATAAATGAAACGGATTTTGCAAACAGAGTAGAATCAGTTGATAACCTGAGCCTCAACGATTGCCTGTTTACGCTCTACAATAAATTGATTTCTCCGGTTAAAAAGATTGAGCAGTTAACGCTTGCAATAGAAAATCGCCAATATTTAATAGAAGCGGAAAAAGAATATGAGGGTGAAAAACCGAGTTTTTCAGAATACATTGTTAGGTTCTTCATTGCAAATTTTGTAGTAGCGTTTGGTGGAGGTCTTATTTATGCCATTATAGTAACCAACTCATCTAATCAGGAAGCAGTGGACTCGGTTGCTAAGTTGCTAATTTTGCCTGCCATATTCTTTTTAACCATAGTACCGTTAAAGAACAAATATCGTAAATCTTCAAGGGAAACGAAGTTAAGATATCTGAACCATGAAATACCGATGCTTGAGAATGAAATAAAGAATTATGAGAAGCAGCGTAATGAAATAGTGCTGGCAATCAAGGACTATATCTGTTACTGTCCGCCTGCATACAGATCTAGCAGTGCACTTTCTTACTTTGTTGATTCATACTCGAACACCAGGGTTAATAATCTTCAGGAGGCTGTTCGCGCCTTTGATGAGTACCAGCGTTCACAGAATATGATGAATGCTATGAAGAGTGTCTGTTCACTTCTTGAAGAAATCAAAATTCAGCAGGTAAGAACTAATGAGCAGCTAGCATCATTACAGGCGTCAGTATGGGCAGCAAATTTCCTGTACTAA
- a CDS encoding helix-turn-helix domain-containing protein, translated as MSKIAKKEPLCEEIAGKGCSLKKVLDIIGGKWKIMILCVIDYNEVVRYGQLNRAVDGITNTMLANSLKELEADGLVERKQYDEMPVRVEYNLTPKAKSLIPILLELKKWGEENL; from the coding sequence ATGAGTAAAATAGCGAAGAAAGAGCCCCTCTGCGAAGAGATCGCAGGAAAGGGCTGTAGTCTAAAAAAAGTATTAGATATTATTGGCGGCAAGTGGAAGATCATGATTTTGTGTGTCATCGATTATAACGAGGTTGTGCGCTACGGGCAGCTTAACCGCGCTGTTGATGGCATAACCAATACCATGCTTGCTAATTCTCTTAAAGAGCTTGAAGCAGATGGCCTTGTTGAGAGAAAGCAGTATGATGAAATGCCGGTAAGGGTTGAATATAACCTTACGCCTAAAGCCAAAAGCCTCATCCCTATTTTGTTGGAGCTCAAAAAATGGGGTGAAGAGAATTTATGA
- a CDS encoding 4Fe-4S binding protein, whose translation MKKAVNDTQRCAACGACALQCPRQAINIYRGCYAVVDDSICVGCGICEKACPAGSIKVLETGGTR comes from the coding sequence ATGAAAAAAGCAGTAAATGACACTCAAAGGTGCGCTGCCTGCGGAGCATGCGCATTACAGTGCCCACGTCAGGCCATAAACATTTATAGAGGCTGCTATGCTGTAGTTGACGATTCTATATGCGTAGGTTGCGGAATCTGTGAAAAGGCGTGTCCTGCAGGATCTATCAAAGTATTAGAAACAGGAGGCACAAGATAA
- a CDS encoding 4Fe-4S binding protein, translating to MTKPKNKKHWYEYLWIWSILYFALGFFNILFAWLGLIDFVLPLIFAIVGGNKWFCNHLCGRGQLLWVLGRNLKCSRQKQAPSWISSKWFRYGFLAFFMTMFGTMIFQTYMVFSGVDSLKKVVKLFWTFKVPWKWAYNGSIFPDWVAQFGFGFYSLMLTSTLIGLILMVIYKERTWCSFCPMGTMTQGICKIKAKER from the coding sequence ATGACAAAACCTAAGAATAAAAAACATTGGTATGAATACCTTTGGATATGGTCAATATTATATTTTGCTCTGGGATTTTTTAACATCCTCTTTGCATGGCTGGGGCTAATAGACTTTGTCCTGCCTTTGATATTTGCAATCGTAGGTGGGAACAAGTGGTTTTGTAATCACCTGTGCGGAAGAGGCCAGCTCCTCTGGGTTCTTGGAAGAAATCTAAAATGCTCAAGGCAAAAACAGGCTCCGTCCTGGATCTCATCAAAGTGGTTCAGATATGGCTTTTTAGCCTTTTTCATGACAATGTTTGGAACAATGATATTCCAGACATATATGGTATTTTCCGGAGTGGATTCACTCAAAAAAGTTGTAAAGCTCTTTTGGACTTTCAAAGTCCCGTGGAAATGGGCATATAATGGAAGTATATTCCCGGATTGGGTTGCACAGTTTGGCTTTGGCTTCTACAGCCTCATGCTTACATCAACTCTTATCGGGCTGATACTAATGGTTATCTATAAAGAACGCACCTGGTGTTCATTCTGCCCCATGGGTACGATGACACAAGGCATATGTAAGATCAAGGCAAAAGAAAGGTAA
- a CDS encoding C-GCAxxG-C-C family protein produces MTLTERAEKAVELKSSGKYNCAQAVTAALADQTPLSEDQLKQVSAGFCAGMGNLEATCGALIGAGMIAGLKTEGKGTLAITKQMQEEFGKRCKAIRCKDLKTVTDGKPLCPCEECVRNAVQIYGEVMGL; encoded by the coding sequence ATGACATTAACAGAAAGAGCCGAAAAGGCAGTAGAATTAAAGAGTTCCGGCAAATACAACTGCGCTCAGGCTGTAACCGCAGCCCTCGCTGATCAGACCCCCTTGTCTGAAGACCAGCTTAAGCAGGTCTCAGCCGGCTTTTGCGCCGGAATGGGCAACCTCGAAGCAACCTGCGGAGCATTAATTGGCGCCGGCATGATAGCAGGCCTTAAAACCGAAGGCAAAGGAACCCTCGCTATAACCAAACAGATGCAGGAAGAATTCGGAAAAAGATGTAAAGCAATCAGATGCAAAGACCTAAAGACAGTCACTGACGGAAAACCATTATGCCCCTGTGAAGAATGCGTAAGAAACGCTGTTCAGATATATGGTGAAGTAATGGGACTGTAA
- a CDS encoding sodium:alanine symporter family protein, translating to MAGFLSHVENVNNAVNGFVWGLPMLILLVGCGILMTCLTKFFQISHFKHWIRNTVGGIFMDKHITAHTEKEDTQISQFQSLCTALAATIGTGNIAGVAAAIAAGGPGAIFWMWVVAFFGMMTNFSENVLGIYYRRRNEKNEWCGGAMYYLRDGLGGKAGFQQVGSILAVLFSVFCVLASFGIGNMGQINSIAVNMESAFSVPPLATGLVLMLLAGLVIVGGLKRIAAVTERLVPFMAIIYVIGALVVCFVNIGQVGNIFASIFKGAFGMRAVGGGIVGSGVAMAVQWGMKRGVFSNEAGLGSSVMVHSSSNVREPVIQGMWGIFEVFADTMIVCTITAFSILSSGLVDLETGAVISDQVSTALVAQAFSTVFGKLGSAFIAVAILFFAFSTVLGWSQYGSKGFEYLFGRKRVKFYQVIFVVFIVIGATMDLTLAWDLSDTFNGMMAIPNLIGVIALSGTVMKITRNYVERKLLGKDVKPMLSADDEIQKVHEKEIVTEAS from the coding sequence ATGGCTGGTTTTTTATCACATGTTGAAAATGTAAACAATGCTGTTAATGGTTTTGTTTGGGGACTCCCAATGCTTATTCTACTGGTAGGATGTGGCATCCTCATGACATGTCTCACGAAATTTTTCCAGATTTCACACTTTAAGCACTGGATCAGAAACACTGTTGGTGGAATCTTTATGGATAAGCACATCACAGCTCATACTGAGAAAGAGGATACACAGATTTCTCAGTTCCAGAGCCTTTGTACAGCTCTCGCAGCTACAATAGGAACAGGTAATATCGCAGGTGTTGCTGCAGCGATCGCAGCAGGCGGCCCGGGTGCTATCTTCTGGATGTGGGTAGTTGCATTCTTTGGGATGATGACTAACTTCTCTGAAAATGTACTTGGAATTTATTATAGAAGAAGAAATGAGAAAAATGAGTGGTGCGGCGGCGCCATGTACTATCTTAGAGATGGTCTTGGCGGCAAAGCAGGCTTCCAGCAGGTTGGAAGTATCCTTGCGGTTCTTTTCAGTGTATTCTGTGTACTCGCTTCTTTCGGTATCGGAAATATGGGTCAGATCAACTCAATTGCTGTAAATATGGAGTCTGCATTCAGCGTGCCTCCTCTTGCAACAGGTCTTGTACTTATGTTACTTGCAGGTCTTGTAATCGTTGGCGGTCTTAAGAGAATCGCGGCTGTTACAGAAAGACTTGTTCCTTTTATGGCAATAATCTATGTTATCGGTGCTCTTGTTGTCTGCTTCGTAAATATCGGTCAGGTTGGAAATATATTTGCATCTATCTTTAAAGGTGCTTTTGGTATGCGCGCAGTAGGCGGCGGAATTGTAGGCAGCGGCGTAGCCATGGCTGTTCAGTGGGGTATGAAAAGAGGTGTATTCTCTAACGAAGCTGGTCTTGGTTCATCAGTTATGGTTCACTCAAGTTCTAACGTAAGAGAGCCTGTTATTCAGGGAATGTGGGGAATCTTCGAAGTATTTGCTGATACAATGATCGTCTGCACTATCACAGCTTTTTCAATTCTTTCAAGTGGTCTTGTAGATCTTGAAACAGGCGCTGTTATCTCTGATCAGGTTTCAACTGCACTTGTTGCCCAGGCTTTCTCAACAGTATTTGGTAAGCTTGGTTCAGCCTTTATTGCTGTAGCTATTCTGTTCTTTGCCTTCTCAACTGTTCTTGGATGGAGCCAGTATGGAAGCAAGGGTTTTGAATATCTTTTCGGAAGAAAGAGAGTAAAGTTCTATCAGGTTATCTTCGTAGTCTTTATCGTGATCGGTGCAACTATGGATCTTACACTTGCTTGGGATCTGTCTGATACCTTCAACGGTATGATGGCTATTCCTAACCTTATCGGTGTTATCGCTCTCTCCGGAACGGTTATGAAGATTACAAGGAACTATGTAGAAAGAAAGCTTCTGGGCAAAGATGTGAAGCCGATGCTCTCTGCAGACGATGAAATCCAGAAGGTTCATGAAAAAGAAATAGTAACTGAAGCATCGTAA
- a CDS encoding toll/interleukin-1 receptor domain-containing protein produces the protein MSDLKGFHYDAFISYRHSDIDSFVAQNLHKKLENFKLPKSVLPKVQNGKKKIERIFRDVDELPLSEDLSDPISKALQNSDYLITICTPRYPQSRWCMKEIEVFLQTHPRDHILVVLAEDEPDNSFPEILCYEDVKITDENGQIHVTRREIEPLAADTRGSNKKEMLKAMDIAVIKLCAAMFGLNYDDLKQRHREQKIRRLTAIFGSIGVAVLAFAIFATVMLIKISKQNVIITDQYNELQDSFAQAMAGVSDNLLTDGRRKDAAYAVRNVIPDDGEGKYNVNAVKALYNAMEVYKLSPIYSPSCTYDADSWLYYFGISCDQKYVFVNSGSKVYICDHDSGEVLDIIENDEGDTLSSAFCGNDGVIITDGEDAFYYSIGNKEKTDIELPEYSILYPADDGSMVVANSLDALCGIGSTGDVIFETDLASYFGDAYTSLTGISFEKDYVVCTFWSGEEMEVLFINPSNGEIEDSYTKSSDSEPCAKLSDDTLYTVTSNHDEDTGEWDADIVATNISKDKKIWKLTLEDLELTGGRFFSSDDYLFFQSVSEVMVIDLEEGNLLKRYPYSQMILESWLEDDPDYGPLLYYVLTDGSVFCCNENFQSEQTDTFYTKAPKEKITQATYSGSNLYFVLGYESYAVRYSKEKTPSATAFDEDLDWDQAVDLLPEDVFDDDKYDINFTQVDHVYYSDDKNYIFAIFSDHTAKIYDASTCECVNSFETTLEMADIFRYSDLTGSYIISGSDGGDNKSFILDANMQIICETDFIISEEGNDFIMMSDDIEYYKVPYIDINALIKMSDEYLKDYKPPVSIRDKYGIS, from the coding sequence ATGTCAGATCTAAAGGGTTTTCATTACGATGCATTCATAAGTTACAGGCACAGTGATATTGACAGCTTTGTTGCGCAAAATCTTCACAAAAAGCTTGAGAACTTCAAGCTTCCAAAATCTGTTTTACCCAAAGTTCAAAACGGCAAGAAAAAGATCGAACGAATCTTTAGAGACGTTGACGAACTTCCGCTTTCTGAGGACCTTTCTGATCCTATAAGTAAGGCCCTTCAAAATTCCGACTATCTTATTACTATATGTACCCCCAGATATCCTCAGTCCAGATGGTGTATGAAGGAAATCGAGGTCTTTTTACAGACCCATCCAAGAGATCATATCCTGGTGGTACTGGCTGAAGATGAGCCTGATAACTCTTTTCCCGAGATACTGTGCTATGAAGATGTAAAAATAACAGATGAAAACGGGCAGATACATGTAACAAGGCGGGAGATAGAACCCCTTGCTGCTGATACAAGGGGCAGTAACAAAAAAGAAATGCTTAAGGCTATGGATATCGCGGTCATAAAGCTATGCGCAGCTATGTTCGGTCTTAACTACGACGACCTCAAGCAGCGCCATAGAGAGCAGAAAATCCGCAGACTAACCGCCATATTTGGAAGTATCGGCGTAGCAGTCCTTGCATTCGCTATCTTTGCAACAGTAATGCTCATCAAGATCAGCAAACAAAACGTAATAATCACAGATCAGTACAACGAACTTCAGGACAGCTTCGCCCAGGCCATGGCCGGAGTTTCCGATAACCTTCTTACAGACGGAAGGCGCAAAGATGCTGCTTATGCTGTCAGAAATGTTATACCTGACGATGGCGAAGGTAAATACAACGTAAACGCTGTCAAAGCGCTGTATAACGCAATGGAAGTCTATAAGTTATCACCGATCTATTCTCCTTCCTGCACATATGACGCGGATTCATGGCTCTATTATTTTGGCATCTCCTGTGATCAGAAATATGTCTTTGTAAATTCAGGAAGTAAAGTATACATCTGCGATCATGACAGTGGCGAAGTACTGGATATAATTGAAAACGATGAGGGGGATACCTTATCATCAGCCTTTTGCGGAAATGATGGCGTGATCATCACTGATGGAGAGGATGCTTTCTACTATTCTATTGGTAATAAAGAAAAAACAGACATCGAGCTACCAGAGTATTCCATTTTATACCCTGCTGATGATGGCAGTATGGTTGTCGCAAACAGTCTGGACGCACTCTGCGGCATTGGAAGCACTGGAGATGTAATTTTTGAAACAGACCTTGCTTCCTATTTTGGAGATGCGTATACAAGTCTTACAGGCATTTCTTTTGAGAAAGATTACGTTGTCTGCACATTCTGGAGCGGTGAAGAGATGGAAGTCCTTTTCATTAACCCTTCAAATGGCGAGATAGAAGATAGCTACACTAAAAGTAGTGATTCTGAGCCTTGCGCTAAACTTTCAGACGACACCCTGTATACCGTCACATCAAACCACGACGAAGACACCGGCGAATGGGACGCCGACATAGTTGCAACCAATATTTCCAAAGATAAAAAAATCTGGAAGCTCACACTTGAAGACTTAGAACTTACCGGAGGCAGGTTCTTTAGTAGCGATGATTATCTTTTCTTCCAGAGCGTTAGCGAAGTAATGGTCATAGACCTTGAAGAAGGAAACCTACTAAAAAGATACCCATACAGCCAGATGATCCTCGAATCCTGGCTCGAAGATGACCCTGACTATGGACCCCTTCTGTACTACGTACTAACAGATGGCTCCGTATTCTGCTGTAACGAAAATTTTCAATCTGAACAAACAGACACCTTCTATACCAAAGCTCCCAAGGAGAAAATAACACAGGCAACCTATTCAGGCTCAAACCTGTATTTCGTACTTGGTTATGAAAGTTATGCCGTACGCTACTCCAAAGAAAAAACCCCGAGTGCTACCGCCTTTGACGAAGACCTCGACTGGGACCAGGCCGTAGACCTCCTCCCCGAAGACGTCTTCGATGATGACAAATATGATATAAACTTCACACAGGTAGACCACGTATATTACTCAGACGATAAAAACTATATTTTCGCTATATTCTCCGACCACACCGCCAAGATATATGACGCTTCCACCTGCGAGTGCGTGAACTCCTTCGAAACCACCCTCGAAATGGCAGACATTTTCCGATACAGCGACCTCACCGGAAGCTACATAATAAGCGGCAGTGATGGCGGAGACAATAAGTCATTTATTCTTGACGCTAACATGCAGATAATCTGCGAGACTGACTTTATCATCAGCGAAGAGGGCAATGATTTTATAATGATGAGCGACGACATTGAATACTATAAAGTTCCGTATATTGATATTAACGCTCTTATTAAAATGTCAGATGAATATCTTAAGGACTATAAACCACCAGTCTCTATAAGAGATAAATATGGTATAAGCTAA